Within Dreissena polymorpha isolate Duluth1 chromosome 13, UMN_Dpol_1.0, whole genome shotgun sequence, the genomic segment CTCAATCACAGGTTAGTCAGACACATATTtgcttttaaagatttttttgtcGTAAGAGACTATTCAATACAGCCTTATTCAGATAAAAAAATTTCAAGTTCTTTTTTGTGAAATGAAATTTTATATGATGACATTATGTATTAATAATGTGTCTGTTATTTATTTCAAGTTCTTTTTTGTGAAATGAAATTTTATATGATGACTAGTATTAATAATGTgtctgttaaaaatagaaatcagTATTAAAATGAAGACATTCCATATCTTATTACTTGAAAATAGCattaaaaaactacaacaaaaacaCGATTAACGAAAGTTCATACATATTATTGCATAATGGCAATGTAAAccacatacaaatatttaaatattgatttccaTTTAGACAATGTGCTAAAGTAACACTGATATCCAAGTCAGTAAAAGGATCTCCACCAAACTTGCAGCAACTATCAAGAAAAATCCAAAGCATTCTTGAAGAAATCAAGAAACTTCAGAATTATTGGGATACCAACATGCAGTCTTTGCAGGCTTCATACGACAAACAATTATATGTAATACATGACACacgcaaaaaaataaatagtattctagacaacattgaaaaaaacacCATGAAAGAGCTAGATGATAAGTTGGCCAGTCTGAAAGAATCTGTCAAGACTGATGCAGACAATTGCAGCAAACTCAAAAATGAACTCAAGCAACTCAATGACGCAATACACGACATTGTTGATAAGGGCAAAGCAGAACTCACATTTATTGCTAGTAAGAAATGTATGGAAAAGATTAAGCAGTCTGAAACATATCTGAAGCAGAACTCGTTTCAGGTTGAAAGTTCACTGACATTCCAGGCAGACAGGGATTTTCAACAGTACTTGTCTAAATTGTCAAGTCTGGGGAAGATTGTACTCAGTACCAAGAAAACATTAGTGTTAGTTGATCCAGACCAGGCACTCACAGTACAAGGGAAGTCAAAGTATAATGTGCGCCTACAGAGCGATTCAAATAACTGCTATATCGATGCCATTTGTGTTCTCTCTGAGGATCAGATCCTTGTTGCAGATAGTATTAATAAAAGAGTTAAGCTACTCAATCATCAATACCAGATGGTGGGTCATTATGATTTAAATGGTAGTCCATGGGACATGTGTAAAATCACACCAAGTGAAGTAGCTGTTACTGTGAATGACACTAGgacacatgaggtccagtttgtcTCTGTGAATGGTGGGCAGCTGGTTAAGGGCAGGATGTTACAGTTTCAGCATGCATGTTTTGGTATTGCTCATATTATGCAAGACCTGTATCTCACTTGTGGCACTGCACTTTACAAGTATTCAATGAAAGGAGCCCTGTTGACTAAGTTGTATGAAGATACATCAGACAAGTTAACAGGTAACATTTGATGGATATATTCAGGTAACATTTGAAAATATCATATGAAATAATACAATAGCATTAagctttatatatacatattaacacAAAAGTCATTTGTATTTTACCTTTGCCAGTTTCAGGCAATTATATTTGCAAATAACTGACATATTAATTTCACTATAAGTAAATGAAAACTCCTTAATATTAAAGTCCTTCCTTTGCTCAAGTATTTTCTTGCCTTTTTCATTACTGTATATGACTTTTTCATtggtaaagaaaaatattttaaataattcctCTAAAATAATCATGTCAGAAAGCTCAGACTATGTACTGTAAacatatagaaattcgtcggtatgaaatttcgtggtttaataaaaaacaactattttgttgacacgtaatttcgtatatatataaaaaaaaaaactaattcgttgatacgtaatttcgaggatttcaaattttttgggaagactgaccgtcataataattaaactttgattaaaacaaccagagtaataacgaagcataatctgctaatctgtattgacagcaagacttgaggttaatgtgcactgaagcctgaaagtgttgccgataattgtcaataagAGGGATACAGcagcgcacttgtgggtccccgctagCTAATTGTCAtctatgttgttttgacaatattagtAATTCTCAGcacaatcggtcccctagtagtaacaattgattAATAAGGTCCCCAGAATGCAAGTATGAAAACTgtaatgtctcttttaactttaattggcactaattgacatatgtgataaatctgcaaactgttaatttgacgacgtcacgtaaaagagaacaatcgttgatgtacagtttaaattacATGCttgatttaatatgtattattacccaaacacttatcaagaaaacaacatattgtattaactagcatatctcaatctaacaatgtctctttcaaaatggttgaaaacgggaacaGTTCAGACACATTCTCCTACTATAGCAGGATTGCCCTACCCTGCAAAGGCTCAGTCTATGACTGACTTAGCATTATTGACACAGGCCGCTAACGATTCAGTGGAAGAAATGGTTAATGGCCGTAAATGGAAGCGTATAAACAAGAGTTGTCACTAGGACAGCGctctcgactattcgagtgcttgacagtataacgtaagccatcatggagaggggggtataatgtgggggtgtggtcatttaatatatgatctttcaaaaataagaaaaaaaattaaaaaaataatattttttttttggtagggggggattctgggggtggagcgtgggggatggtttgggtggagtccattgaggtatgtcaggtaagtgttgttttgtcaaagaatgaatcaaatctgatcataaataaagaagttatggcaatttaagcaaaatttattaatttgaccttgagagtcaaggtcattcaaaggtcaaggtcaaattgaacttgccaggtacagtaccctcatgataggaagaaaatatttgaagtttgaaagcaatagctttgatactttagaagtcaagtggatctaaacacaaaatttaacaaaatattcagttactaagacaaaaaagggccataattcttaaaaaatgcttgatacagttgtctgctcttgtttatagattggggtcatgctggttaagaagtttgcaaaatatgaaagcaaactttaacatagatttatcaataatatgcatattctaaatgtaaatagggccataattcttacaaaatgcatgatacagttgtctgctcttgtttatagattggggtatgttggtaaagaagtttgcaagatatgaaagcactatgtcaagggacattgaaaatatttgaagtggtacgcaaactttaacatagagttatcaataatatgatattctaagtggaaaaagggccataattcttacaaaatgcttgatacagttgtctgctcgtgtttataggttggggtcatgttggtaaagaagtatgaaaaatatgaaagcaatatgtcaagggatataagaaatatttggggtggtacgcaaactttaacgcTCACGCTTacgctaacgccggggtgagtaggatagctccactatatacagtcaatcttgtgcttgcgaccgcttgcattaagcgacttttgtcttatgcgaccactttgaaTTCCCCTCGAGAGTTTtcactatattttcatattgtattaagcaacttttgtcttatgcgaccaacGACCGCTgattttcgtgtattttgatgtccaaatctttAATAAAGCGACCATTTTAAGGGCAaagttgtaaatatgttgaccGTTCAGgtacaaatccgtgttaattgtttatttaagccgataagatgtaagATTGCACCTTTGTTTTGtgttcacaccagccattttcctttgtatCGATGACCGGTGTTGATGCAGACTGCGTATCATTTTTTGTGTGttgaataatacagtgaggtattgaCGCATAGTCTACGGTTTAAAGAGTTTACAatctgggacgttaagtgacaaaCTTAATCGCCGATTTTATTGAAGAAACAATGCGCCgatgcgacaaacattttcacagtgttcccgaggtgtaaaaaataaactattaatctgtAACATGTGTCGATATCCGTTCTCTAAaataattaattgtaattatggtaattagtttgtgttagcaaaaTTTTCAAATCAGgcctgtttatttagttttcaatcgacgtgttttatttatttccatatgcaccataatcgagtcagatttccaaaagcttacatgcagaaattaaaatgtcaaaacagaaAGTGTTAACGTTtaatgagaaaattcgggtattggaaTTGTctaagagtaaaagtgcacgtaacaTCGCGAACGAGTTTGGAGTCAGAAAAACCCAATTTAATAAATTTTAGAATaagagaaaacaaataaaacacattttaataaaacataatttatttattttatttttatttagatttatttgattacaaaagtgaaaataattgTGTAAAAAAGGTGATAGTCCTACATCTGGATTTAAAATGGAAGATCCGCATATTCTTcccaaatggccttttttatttaaagaccattttattaagagaccacttttggttactcccttaagtggtctctaaatacaagattgactgtatatttcatatataattgtcgagcaaaaaatgtatcaataatcgttggtacttgaattcgtggtttagcggaccaacgaaatccacgctaattcgtaccacacgaaatttaatggttttacagtaagtGAGTAAATGTACTTATTTAGAGTATTTAAGTGCTGTTCATTCCATAGGGTTTCAGCATAATATAATCATCCTTGAAtacatgattcattttaagaaaaatcatACTTTATTAATGAACACAAATAGCTGGGGTGAATAAGTGTGTCTGTCTTTATTAACATAATGATTCTGTTAATAACTAACTACAATGATCCTACTCTCTTTACAGTATCGAAGTGTGCAGTGAGTCCTCCTGGTGACAAGATATTTATCACCAACTATTCCCATCACAAGGTCCTCACACTGGCCAGAGATGGCACAGTTCTCCAAGCCTTCACAGACCCAGACCTACAACACCCAAGCGTTATATATGTGACTGCTCTGGGACAGGTTCTGGTGTGTGGAGAATCATCCAGCACTATCATTCAGCTGGATGGGGAAGGCAAGAAGAAGCTGGCAACTCTTGCTACCAAGAGGGATGGACTTAATCACCCACTCTCAGTCTTCTACAATAGGAGCAcagcatccatcattgtgggacaattGTCTAGCGATAACATCCTTGTGTTAAGAGTAAAATAGGTGTTTTTTCACAAGTTTAAGTAAACTTGATTTCGGAACATGTACTTAACATGAATTCTTGGCCACACCAAACTTGTATTCAGTATTACGTTTCATCACATAATTCACATGGATGATTTATTGTCTTGCCTACTAATGTCAAatcatgaatatgtttgaaaaggtACATTTATAATTAACTTTGAGAGCATGGATCTATTATTTAGTGTTTTGTTTCAATGCATAAATCTTGCGGGATTATATATTGTGtttcaatacaatttaatatgtgcTACCATCTATTGCTgataattatttttccttttcaATCGCATATAATCAGTgtattgttgttttcttgatatatatcttaaaaatgaataacatgtacatacatgacTCTTGTATTCAGTATTACGTTTCATCACATAAATCACATGAATGATTTAATATTGTCGTGCCTACTAATGTCAAatcatgaatatgtttgaaaaggtACATTTATAATTAACTTTGAGAGCATGGATCTATTATTTAGTGTTTTGTTTCAATGCATAATTCTTGCGGGAttatatattgtgttgcaatacaatttaatatgtgcTACCATCCATTGCTgataattatttttccttttcaATCGCATATAATCAGTgtattgttgttttcttgatatatatcttaaaaatgaataacatgtacatacatgattTTTTTGTGTGGTTATGTTCTATAATATTTTTGTGTAATTGTTATGCACAGTAAAAAGAACGGCAGAGTGCAATTAAGGAGGaaaggttttacattttcattgtattattgAACAGTCACCATGTGTTCTGTccttaaaaatataaagttattTAGATTGACAATTATGTATTGTACAGACttctttaattgttgtttttagaTTTTACTTGTtgattacagttatatatgtatttactaGTGTCATTCATGCTATCTGCCTTTACTGTTCACTATGTTTTGCTGAAtaaattaacttttaattatgttcacatgccCCTTTGTCCTTTGCATTTtcttccaatcaaatatacaaatAGTGTTAACTACATGAATAGACACTATTTTGTGCATTAAAGTTACATTTCCAAACACGTTGTATGACTCATATATGCCagtaattttttaaagtttattttacagcctgtgctaTCGATTTGGAAAAATAGTGTGATAATCCATGAAATcaggaaaaaataaacattattattatgattataaataacagttttcCAATTCTTTATACGCgcatgtttaactgcattttaaacTTGTTATTATTAAGTGCCAAAGAATATTATTGctttataataaactcaataagcCAACTAAGGAGTCTAACGGAAAAGTTTGGCATCTTTTAGGGGAAATTTTGATAAgaatttttggattttttttcttttgccATTCTGAAACAGCCTGAAAGAGGCTGTAATTTGGGACAAAAAAGATCACTGTATGCATTTGCAGTGCGTGCTTTATCAGTGGTTTTTGGGGTTGTGGGGgatggggcctttagcccttacgTGGGGGAAATTTTACATGCGATTTTCCACTTAAGGGAAAAAATTGTGCCTGTTCTTTCCTTAATGGGGAAATATGTTAAGAGTCTTACTTTTACTGTGTAATGGGTTAAAAaaaacagggttttttttagaaaaaggggaagacgctggacgctgggtaaaaggggaaaaaagagcgcgatagagacatatttggggaaaaataaaaactgttcatttcaactctataactcacctacagacttcagggtttgtttttttttagaaaaagagacatGTGTCTGACCTTTtcgttcttaaacacatgaacaagtatgatattaaagtcaaagtcctaaaaaaagttgcaggggtagatctaataatgggaaatgttttcaactggggccgggggacgatgtcaatattttgatttcaatttcatgatcaatgggtagatgatttagatctgctacagtattggaagggaaaggtgcggcagctgccgattgtgtactttcactttcacaatgttctatgtggattacatgtacctccgaatcctgctgggtttcaacgttttttgatgattcattcttaaaaaatgcgtcgacGCAATTagtattttccgagtccgaacgttttattttgttcctgtatgaacgccaattctgaaactttttctgttttaacgtttatatcttggctttcacataacccggatgaaaattcaactggtttccggtaattaattgacgaaacacccttctcgcgcaagaccggaatccagtaaaatagtcacatgattaatatgattagttgcccggtttccatgacgtaatttaagagctatatttagaatcactggtatTCCTAGATTTGAGTGTttgtcgggagagagagagcgagatcgttgtacatggtactaattggataagtgtcgatttcccaaaagaaaaaaaacatttctttgagggttaaatattatattttggtaaaaaattatatttttggaggtgagattgtatttttaggggaaaaaatctggtaggggaagacgccgaatatcggcgtcactttctaagtaaaaaaaaaaacctgaaaaagACTGTTATTTTCTTGATAGATTAATGTTTCTGGTTAATTTACATttcataactagaaatggcgcagcagaggccgacgcgtatccccacaccgcatgtttgacccagggggaaccccagggttggtaatggggccatgcatagttgagattgaccgtattgttataagagatgttcagtatcaattggaagtgaatcggtgtagaaatgaagaagttcatgtaaaataacataaaacaagagatgtgtttgtcagaaacacaatgccccctcctgcgctgctttgatttatttttaaaaaaattatcatttggcaggttcattacttacctccctttaaagcttattacgtcccttggatttgtttttttgacctttgaccttaaaggatgaccttgacctttcaccactcaaaatgtgcagctctatgagatacacatgcatgccaaatatcaagttgctatcttcaatattgcaaaagttatgaccaatgcaccataccgggggcataacaagagcaccgcataacgggtgccacgctcggctgcgaaagcttgtcagaatttattttttttagaggtcacagtgaccttgacctttgacctagtgacccaacaagagatgtgtttgtcagaaacacaatgccccctattgggctgctttgaaataaaattgctatttatcatttggcaggtatagaaatcatctccctttaaagcttattacttcccttgaactTTGTCCAATCcaagggggggagggggggggggaaggaggggggtctcacagtcaattatgaccatgtcagacatcactgacaaccaaggcctgtggtttaaaagagccAGAGTtgatttctttttcataaaattataaataatcaaaataataaatctgtacagtaactgtgaaaagaacttcaattcttggtaaggaaatataaaataagagatttataattatataaattacttcccttgaaaatcattgtctctaacaaatctctatttttagtagcaaataattaaaagccactaccgtgactgtgattgaccactcgaaatgtgcagctccatgagatacacatgcatgccaaatatctaaagtggctatgttcaatattgaataattatctccctttttaaagcttattacttcccttaaatttgtattttttaccgtagaccgtaaaggatggccttgacctcgacctttcaccacaatgtgtttgtcagaaacacaatgccgcctactgcgccgctttgatttatttaacaaaaatatatacgtgggcaggtcagataaccatgtccatttaaagcttattacttcctttgacttttttcgaccctagaccttgaaggatgatgttcaccttgaaattttaccactcaaaatgtgcagatccatgagatacacatgcatgccaaatatcaaggtgctatcttcaatatttaaaaagttatggccaatgttaaggttttagctcgACACCTACGGCGGAGAGCAGACGTCGGACGGtggatgacgagctggctatgacaatagctcgggttttctccgaaaacagactCGCTAAAAaaagagtgaaaatctctgactcggccccaccccaacccccataacttttgacccaggtgtctgataaaaattccaaatagtgcagggtcacacatatgctcatagctaccatgtgtgtaaatttcaaggttctagtgcttatagtgtaggagatagtggccaggaaggacggacagacggcggagataaccacaatatccccacgctttttaaaaagcgtggggataactactTGGCAATAACTGACTGCGGAATTGTTGCCATAATTTTCAGAATTAGAATGCACTGGTGATGCAATTAGGATTTCACTAAACTCAAACGGTTCTGTTGCATTATGACCATCTTGGATGGGACTGACTGTGGCTGACTTTGTCAGAGTGATCTCTTCTTGAAAGGGACTGACTGTGGCCAGATGTTCCAGACTGAGATCACCTTGACAGGGACTGGCTGTGACAGTTTCAGACCGTACAACAGGAACGGACTGCTGCAGACTGAGTGGGCTTACTACCTGGTCACTACACTTTGGTATTGTGAAGAAAGATGTAATGACAGAGTTATTCgcacttttttttggggggggggggttcggtaGCTTTTCCAGTTGTGCGACATTATGGTGACAATTAACGTAAAGCTAGTTGAAAGTTATCGTAAATCGGCCAAGGGAGGTAATAATTGTCGTAAAATGTATACGGTACTGTACGGCGTGTACGGGATGGGAACCATAATTGGACAGGTACCAAACGTTGTTTTCTATAATTTCGAgcgaatttgttgtaaaattcaattgttttgaactgttttatgGAGGGGAAAAAGCTTCCACTGGGGGAATTTTTCGGTCCGGAAAGGGGAAAAAGACGCCGATATTCAGTAAGGTAAAAACAAACCTGTTTCTTATTATTCAAAAACTGCCAAACCCATTTTGAATGGCacttataataaaacaagagggccatgatggtcctgaAAGGCTCACCTTATACCAATAGGTACTATGTTTGGTTTAAAATCAGggcttttttatgattttatagcCGCTGTTTGGTCATAGTCACAAtgtcaacaagagggccaagatggccctagttcgctcacctttttttacagggccttgttcattgcttaccATTAGTttaaaattcagtactctagagcatattagattggttctcttctgtttacttttgcagtgtgagcata encodes:
- the LOC127855902 gene encoding uncharacterized protein LOC127855902, coding for MATYSKSTVASGSDSFIDFCCFPCLEHKIDQWADFYCENCQKCYCAKCINLHSQLFGTHVTYGRGDTSKWPVCKEVEDFLQKCDLHDDKHLEMFCEDHSQLCCTNCAFLNHRQCAKVTLISKSVKGSPPNLQQLSRKIQSILEEIKKLQNYWDTNMQSLQASYDKQLYVIHDTRKKINSILDNIEKNTMKELDDKLASLKESVKTDADNCSKLKNELKQLNDAIHDIVDKGKAELTFIASKKCMEKIKQSETYLKQNSFQVESSLTFQADRDFQQYLSKLSSLGKIVLSTKKTLVLVDPDQALTVQGKSKYNVRLQSDSNNCYIDAICVLSEDQILVADSINKRVKLLNHQYQMVGHYDLNGSPWDMCKITPSEVAVTVNDTRTHEVQFVSVNGGQLVKGRMLQFQHACFGIAHIMQDLYLTCGTALYKYSMKGALLTKLYEDTSDKLTVSKCAVSPPGDKIFITNYSHHKVLTLARDGTVLQAFTDPDLQHPSVIYVTALGQVLVCGESSSTIIQLDGEGKKKLATLATKRDGLNHPLSVFYNRSTASIIVGQLSSDNILVLRVK